Within Gammaproteobacteria bacterium, the genomic segment CCACCTTCCGCGCCTCGCACGACCGGGCGCGGGCGCACGAGGGGCACAGCGCGGAAGGGGGGCGCATCGTCCGCGACAATGTCTATGGCGACATCGAGGAAGACGTATGGCGGCGGGACTTCACCGTCAATGCGCTGTTCTACAACATCCAGGATTTCTCCGTGGTGGACTACGTAGGCGGCATGAAAGACATCCAACGCCGGCAGCTGCGGCCGCTGGGCGACCCGGACCAGCGCTACCGCGAAGACCCGGTACGGATGCTGCGAGCGGTGCGTTTCGCGGTCAAGCTGGACATGGAGATCGAGCCGGAAGCGGCAAGGCAGATCCGGGAACGGGCGCCGCTGCTGGAAGACGTGCCGGCGGCGCGGCTTTTCGAGGAGTTCCTGAAGATGTTCCTCCACGGCCACGCGCGGGACACTTTCCGGCGGCTGCGCGACTATCGCCTGTTCGGCCACCTGTTTCCCGCCGCCGAACGGGCCATGACCGGCCCTTCCGGGGAAACCGCCCGCACCCTGATGACGCAAGTGCTGACGGACACCGACCGGCGCTACCGGGAGGACCGCCCGATATCGCCGGCCCTGCCGCTCGCCGCGCTGTTCTGGCACCCGGTGCAGGAATTGGCCGAAAACCATTGCAGCAAGGGCCTGTCGCGCATACAGGCGATGGAGCTGGCCGGCGCCGCCCTGCTCTCGCGCCAAATCAAGAGTCTCTCCATCCCGCGCCTCGTTACCGCCACCGTGCGCGATATCTGGGAATTCCAGGCGCGTTTCGAGGAACGCTGGATCAAGCAGCGCAGGGAACGGCTGCAGAAGCACCCGGCGTTGCGGGCAAGTTACGACTTCCTGGCTTTGCGCCACGAGGCGGGCGAAGAGGTGGGAGAGCTGGTACAGCGGTGGCGGGAACTGGCGATGTCCGCGCCCGTCGCCGGCAACCGGCAGCGCATGCGCCAGGACGGGCACCGCGACGGGCGGCGGCGCGGCCCCCTGGGTTTTCGCCGGGGCCGAGGCAGAGGGGGCAGAAGAGGAAGGGGCGACCGGGACCGGCGCGAATGACCCCCGCCTATATCGGGCTCGGCAGCAACCTGCAAGGGCCGCGCAAGCAATTGCGGCGCGCCCTGGCCGCATTGCGGAAATTGCCCGCCAGCCGCCTGGACGCCGTTTCTTCCCTCTACTCCAGCGCGCCGGTGGGGCCGCAGGACCAGCCGTTCTACCTGAACGCGGTGGCCCGCCTGGAAACCGAATTGCCGCCCCGCGAATTGCTGGCGCAAATGCGGCGGATCGAGCGGCGCCAGGGGCGCACCCGCGACGCGGAGCGCTGGCAGGCGCGAACCCTGGACCTGGACCTGCTGCTCTACGGCGACGAATGCATCGCCGGCGAGGAACTGACCGTGCCGCACCCGGAGATCGGCAGCCGCGCCTTCGTGCTCTACCCCCTCTACGAGCTGGCCCCGGAGCTGCGCATCCCCGGCCTGGGGAAGCTGCCGGCGCTGTTGCCGCAAGTCCGGGGACAACGGGCAGAGCGCCTGGGAGCGGGGCGCTTGAGGGCGGAGCGCCTGGAGGGATCGTGACGACAGGCGCGCAGGCGCCGGCCAGCATCGTGATCGAAGGCCCGATCGGGGCCGGCAAGACGACGCTGGCAAAGAAGCTCGCCCAGCACCTGCGGATGCAACCCGTGCTGGAGGAGTCGCGCGACAACCCCTTCCTGCCCCACTTCTACGGGGCGCCGGAGCGGTACGCGCTGCCGGCGCAACTCTACTTCCTGTTCCAGCGCGAACGGCAGATCGGGCGGCTGCGGCAGATCGGGCTGTTCCAACCGCCGCACTGGGTGGCCGACTTCATGATGGACAAGGATCCTCTGTTCGCCAGAGAGACGCTGGAGGAGCAGGAATACCGCCTGTACTTGCAGGTGTACGATCTGCTGGGGCCGCAGTCGGCCCCGGTCCCGGAATTGATGATCTATCTGCAGGCGCCGCCCGAAGTGCTGTTGCAACGCATCGCCCGGCGCGGCATCTCCTACGAACGCCGGATAGACGCGGAATACCTGCAACGCATCTGCGGCGCCTACATCGAATACTTCCACTACTACGAAAGCTCGCCCCTGCTGATCGTCAACGTGTCCGAGTGCAATCTGGCGGACAGCGAGCAGGACTTCCAGGCACTGTTGCGGCACCTGCGGAATTGCCGCGCCGGGCGCCACTACCTGAACCCTGGCGGCGAATCGCAGCCATGGCCCGAGTAAGCGCGGCCAGCCTGCAACGGCTGCGGCGCAAGGGGGAGAAGATCGCCTGCCTGACCGCATACGACGCCGGTTGCGCG encodes:
- the pcnB gene encoding polynucleotide adenylyltransferase PcnB codes for the protein MPGKEQQRIAPLPPRIIPRDQHNISRSRIGPNVLKVLYRLKNAGYKSYLVGGCVRDLLLDKQPKDFDVATDAHPEQIRELFRNCRLIGRRFRLAHILFGREIVEVSTFRASHDRARAHEGHSAEGGRIVRDNVYGDIEEDVWRRDFTVNALFYNIQDFSVVDYVGGMKDIQRRQLRPLGDPDQRYREDPVRMLRAVRFAVKLDMEIEPEAARQIRERAPLLEDVPAARLFEEFLKMFLHGHARDTFRRLRDYRLFGHLFPAAERAMTGPSGETARTLMTQVLTDTDRRYREDRPISPALPLAALFWHPVQELAENHCSKGLSRIQAMELAGAALLSRQIKSLSIPRLVTATVRDIWEFQARFEERWIKQRRERLQKHPALRASYDFLALRHEAGEEVGELVQRWRELAMSAPVAGNRQRMRQDGHRDGRRRGPLGFRRGRGRGGRRGRGDRDRRE
- the folK gene encoding 2-amino-4-hydroxy-6-hydroxymethyldihydropteridine diphosphokinase, yielding MTPAYIGLGSNLQGPRKQLRRALAALRKLPASRLDAVSSLYSSAPVGPQDQPFYLNAVARLETELPPRELLAQMRRIERRQGRTRDAERWQARTLDLDLLLYGDECIAGEELTVPHPEIGSRAFVLYPLYELAPELRIPGLGKLPALLPQVRGQRAERLGAGRLRAERLEGS
- a CDS encoding deoxynucleoside kinase, with protein sequence MTTGAQAPASIVIEGPIGAGKTTLAKKLAQHLRMQPVLEESRDNPFLPHFYGAPERYALPAQLYFLFQRERQIGRLRQIGLFQPPHWVADFMMDKDPLFARETLEEQEYRLYLQVYDLLGPQSAPVPELMIYLQAPPEVLLQRIARRGISYERRIDAEYLQRICGAYIEYFHYYESSPLLIVNVSECNLADSEQDFQALLRHLRNCRAGRHYLNPGGESQPWPE